A stretch of the Rhinoderma darwinii isolate aRhiDar2 chromosome 3, aRhiDar2.hap1, whole genome shotgun sequence genome encodes the following:
- the LOC142748422 gene encoding lysophosphatidic acid receptor 6-like, whose amino-acid sequence MTNNSSCQLVSHVLYLCGYSIILLLGLIMNCIAIYLFFFVKKLRSPTIVYMKNLASTDLLLVSSIPLKIYSYAIQTSQTNSNVQYWICNITGSFLLLNMYGSIFLLTCISFDRYLAVCFPLRSRRLRQKASWICVGVWFLNITSCIVNYLVLATRTNGSCFDGRPSFVTKIGPTIGAITIGFLFPLGVIVISSVAMLRSMKQSHVVQEGLVDKVKVIRMLATNTAIFLLCFLPYHMVLLLYQFMDNCILEEAYQITLLTACFNTVLDPFAYYFTTDTIRNVVKEEIKAGKKFLELSDQSIEKNRPIISS is encoded by the coding sequence ATGACTAACAACAGCAGCTGCCAGCTGGTCAGCCATGTTCTGTACCTGTGTGGGTACTCTATTATATTGCTCTTGGGGCTAATCATGAACTGTATTGCCATCTActtgttcttttttgtgaaaaagcTGCGATCACCCACCATTGTCTACATGAAGAACCTTGCCAGCACTGACCTGCTACTGGTCTCTTCGATTCCACTGAAAATCTATTCCTATGCTATACAAACTTCGCAAACCAACTCAAATGTACAGTACTGGATATGTAATATCACCGGGTCATTCCTGCTTCTCAacatgtatggcagtattttctTATTGACCTGTATTAGTTTTGATCGCTATCTGGCTGTTTGCTTTCCTCTCCGATCTCGTCGACTTCGCCAAAAGGCCTCTTGGATCTGTGTTGGTGTATGGTTTCTCAACATAACATCTTGCATTGTGAATTACTTGGTGTTGGCAACTCGAACTAATGGTTCTTGTTTTGATGGTCGTCCTTCATTCGTTACTAAGATAGGACCCACAATTGGGGCTATAACCATAGGCTTTTTATTTCCTCTTGGAGTCATAGTCATAAGCTCTGTGGCCATGTTGAGGTCAATGAAGCAAAGTCACGTTGTTCAAGAAGGACTAGTCGACAAGGTGAAGGTAATACGTATGTTGGCTACCAATACAGCTATTTTTCTTCTATGCTTTCTTCCCTATCACATGGTATTGCTACTTTACCAATTCATGGATAACTGTATTCTGGAAGAGGCTTACCAAATCACTCTATTGACAGCCTGCTTTAACACAGTGCTTGACCCCTTTGCCTACTACTTCACGACCGATACTATCAGAAATGTAGTCAAAGAGGAAATCAAAGCAGGAAAGAAATTTCTGGAACTGTCTGACCAATCTATTGAGAAAAATaggcccattatttcctcctag